ttttcgccgcggcagcgagccacgatagctcccgtcttctgaactcatcatcattaagatggatgccctcgagctctttcttctcctctatgatcgagagaaataacggatctaggtcgttgataatgcctgcccgaaaccacgacctcaatacctgacacatcccaactgtttgcgcctgaagattgcaccgttggggaacaaccatctgccctgctgccgagaacatcctctcacattctgcagacattgattgtattgtgacaaagtcgagggccattcgggagagacgagggtattgcaggcgcttctcatgccaatacgctatcggatctcgcacagtcttgtcagtgctctcatggctcgattgccatcgttcgtattcgtcgccaatcgtgtcgtcgtccagtagaggctctgtctgtatggagtcgatacgggactgttcgcaatgctcttcgaaggcattgtagtattgcttctgtcgttttgcaacaggctcgtcatttgaggccaccacaatatggaaatctcgataggactcgtcccacacttcttgaactatcctttttgcagatctgatccagtcgggcttatgtacccaggcctgctcgaaccatccccatctgtatgccgggtggagtgcgagggcggtataatatatcggtgttgtgtcgagaatagtgtaatacttgtctaatttctcccaggccatatttatgccgatcctgaactgttcggggtcaggaaaatcttttgccatcgccttatatttttcgagcttgccaagcaggaattcaaacccattgatcacatcccaaacgtttccatatgaaccagtataacccctcttgcgtttcctgattaaaccgtcgccttctagagtcttgactgcatcttcatagtatccaaggatcgtcgcgaagtgttgaagtacagaccaatcgttggccgtaagttggttctcgtctctaaggattcgaggccggacagccgactttttcaactggccagttctttttgatgtattctcctcctcccattggattcggaacttcgcgactagcagttcgaagtaccttcgaagtctcaaggcgcggcggatcatatagagctgggaaagccagcgcgtatcgttatctagcactaccgagacggggctttttgaccgtattttcggatcgtccgacatggatatgtcgtactcttgaagttctttcaacaggtatgtcagtctgtccgatcgatcaacatccacgacgaaattatggagcttcccaaccggccctttctgtcgccaaagttcgtattcggcttcagacagcgcttctgcaccagaaagttgttcttcgaacgcgtctgtatccttcccgaacagtagtgccttcgcagacagattgactatatggccgaagcagcggcctcgccttcgagcgccattgaagccgagctttttgccaatagcctcaagtgctgtgtcgttgttctcggcattgtcaagggtaaaatacccaatattctcctcgatgccaaaagcctcgatggtataaaggacttctgttgcaatgttgttccccgaatgtctgcggacttcggggacccccagagcgaccttgtggggcttgctattctcgtccctgaagaagcacacgataccgtataacgagtgtcgattccgcgccctccatccgtcaaagctgacgtgtattaagccggggctctttcgcagggcttcaatgacgcgcgccttgtgctttttaaattcggagttgatgagcgcgcgaactgtggtatcagagatgttggcgttcgtgatcttgactgcagggttaaggtattcgaagatatcccggagtctctcatgttcaacaacactaaagggctgattcgtgtcgactatccactcgatcaggagacgttgaaagtgatttcgattaaatccgcgtatcatagagttggcaatcgcctgttctcgaggtcttaaagggtcgagcttccatatatccacaatcgatcttggcctcttgctccctggcttctcctcggctttcttttgcaagccggactttgtcttgttatctggtgcagatattccgtgatccttgtataagtgattcagcgcattctgaaggccaatagcaacgaaattcttaggtctggggtcgttcttctgaatacacggcttgcagacccatctgcgctcgtcgtcatgttgtatgtcgtatccatattcccaagcccatgagtagttgtctttgcttctttctgaccatacccaacccggaaaatgtccccaaagacgcgtatcgtacttatcaggagtgggcaatgtcgtcggcggcggggagaacggcgtcaatgagctctcggcagaagaagcaggcgtggaaggcactgggagttcgaagtcaattgggacatcatcgatagaaattggggacgattctaggaattccgaagcgctcatggtcatagtaaacataaagacataatgtgaaagtgtcacggactaactcgttgccgtgcacctgggttgatggcaatgctgataacgccaccaaatgagggtctcacaaccagcccctgagcattgactgcccagttaaccaccatagtagagagtccacccctcgagaacgtctgctctctcttttttgttagctgaatgagccgcgtgtccccttacggaacttactggggccgaccggcgaccccttacagaaaagaagcgatgatacttgttgtagatggccagaaataggtgttatgtgatgatcaagcaggtgctagctagcaggaagatatttcaataaactaggcatcagccatcgttccgctacacggcattcaaaacatggcaatacggttccaagatgggtaaaaagatgccgaagtcaatcaaccaaggatcaacagacgcacgacgcagtagcggaggctctaccttaaggcactttggttagaatacaaattacggatgtagaatagggggaggaagctgacttgtcgtctcgcccgcagccgaacctaccctgaagctaagttcgagatcaaatgtgcagccctttaaccatcaacagttacactgaaatcaactaaatccacgtacacgagaggcccaaatttagtttaattgattagtcaggattgtcctgatttagttgatttagttgagtgtaatacactaagttgatcaaccagtgtaagtcgtgtagttgattgggtctctgggGGCCGCAATAGCCGAAAGCTGAAGAGCACTCTCGAAAGCCTTCAATCCGAGGTTGACCTGCTTCGATATGAGAACCAAGGACTCCGTGAGACAATTAttcaggagaagaagcgcaggCAGCGCGATAAAGCCTTGAAAGATCTACTTTTTGATCGAACAGATCCTAACGCAGCCCAGGTGTTTAGCCCAGCGAAAGTCGCACAAGCTCGCGTAAAGAAGGCAGAAATAGACGCACAACGGAAAGAGGAGGCACTAAAGAAGGAAGCCCAAAAGGTTCAgcggcagaagaaggcagcagaGCAGAAAGCTCTAGCCCTAGAGAGAAGGAGGCAACGTGAGGCAGAAACAGAGAGGAAACGGcaggcaaaagaagccagacaacaagagAGGGAGGAAAATCGGCAGATCCGACGAGATCTCGAGCGCCAGAATCTAGAAATAGCACATAAAATGGAACATGAAGGACAGCCGGCTTTGGACGGTCGCGAAAAAAgtgcggatgttgaggatgaaataaTCGTCGCTCTTCCACCTACACGGGAGCCACCGGCAGCATGGAAGACGCCAGATCCACCGAGACAAAATGCGAAACTGAAGGCAATAGCCACTCCAAACCGCACTGCTAGCCCAAAAAAGCCATTTCtcgttgttgagaatgatcgggagatggtggtggcatttcGGGACTCTAGGAGGCCGCAGCGCAATAGCAAGCGGCCGCGATGGCTCGAGGACTATGAAATAGAATGATACGCATCTAGCAGCAGAATTTTCATTATATGCTTGATTTTGGATGATTTAGGATCACGATTGTGGACTTGTTGTCAGTTAATGCCTGGAGTGCAAGCGGGAGTAAATCCGGCAGatcaccagatccggcgcatcacccgAAAATCCCTTATCACGTGCGTATCACTTTAGCACTTTAGCACGATGTGATATCACTTTAGCATATCACAATACGCAAGTCTGAAGAAGGTAAATTTTGAAAGGAGCATCGAACCCTGTATCGCGGCCGTTGAAGAGTAAGATCGTTTGGGAACAAAATGACTCTGAGAAGAATTGACCATCGGCCTGGAGAGTCTCACAATGAGAATGCGTGATCAAAACAGCAAAGATGGGCTATGAGTCTAGAGCAGGTAACATTAATTAGCTACAAGTGAAGCTTGATAGCCTGAACTTAGAATTCAAGGCGACGGTAATAGCTGGCAGTGACAAACCTTGAACCCAATGGATTGTCAACGCAAATGGTTAATCATTGGAAGCTGTACACGTTTATACTCCACCCCATTCGTCTGAAAATACGACGATGTTTTGTGCACGTCCATGACCTCAAGTACATTAGCTGCTGTCTGTGCCTCGACGATTCAAGATAAGGGTGGTGAATGTTCAGCGGTCCCGTCGGATCGAGGTGGGAGAACTTACTTGGATACCATCGTTAGTGAGAAATGCAGTTTCAACTTCGTTGTCAGGAAGTAAACTAGTAATAACGCAAATAGAGCCGTTAGAGATACCCTTGTCGCTCAACTTGAGTTTGCCATTGAATTCGGGGCGATATCGTTCATAATGACTCTCCTATTTCAATGCAAGCTACCAGAGCCATGGAATGTTTTAGGCGAGCAATGCATACAGCCTGTAAGTGTGCTGATAATTACTTTGATAGCATACACATGTAGTTATCTGACTTTTACTGTTTCTCCTTCTAGGTATCGTTTTGGACATACTTGAATATAGTCAATATCGTGACAGACCTTGCCATTGTGGCCGTCATGATTGATATGTTCAGAAACATCCAAACCTCTATATTCAGGAGATCGTTGGCTATCGGTGTGTTTGGTAGCCATGTTTTGTAAGCTTATTATGGACAAACTCATATTACATTTGTTATACACATGGGAAGTATACTGATGACGGTTTGCTCGTATTACCCCTGCAAGTTCTTGCCACATCTATTACTTCAATCCAGCTATCCACTCAACAGACCACACGTTTGACATGTGGCCGCCTACCATTATCATGCGAGTCATTTTATGCATGAGTATTGTCACACTTGCATGCCTAATCTGAAACCGTTTCTTGACAGTGTTGAGTCCCGACAGATGCACACCGGTGACTTGCGATaaacaagatcaaggaacGGTTCAAGTAGGCGCGGTCATCGACGGGTGCTGCTGGCCGAGGTCTCGGTAATGACTCGAACGTGCCGTCATNNNNNNNNNNCGAGTtcgtcttccttggccaTTCTTTTCTTGGCTGTTCAAACcgtctccctcctcctcgtcaaggagctcaaaGTCATAGTTGTTGCGGGAGTTATTTCGAAGTTGTCGTTTACGAGCGATGCAGAAGTAGATACCCAAGCCGATGCAGAAGACTGCAATCAGGCTACCCGCACCAACTACCCACACTGTGGCGGTCTTCGATCCTCCAAAAGCCGGGAACTTGTCAATccacgatgacgaagaagttGCGGTTGCGGAAGCTTCCTCAGCAGAAGGTTTTTCATCAGCTGACGTAGCGCTTGGTTTAACAGGTCTTTCAGGGTGGTCGGTAGGCTTATCCGCCTGAGTCTTGGTGCCGTCGGCTTGGCTGCCGAGGGTAGACGTAGCCGCTGGCGCCGTCACAATGTCAACTTTATCGTgatcagcatcatcttgtgCCGACGGCATAGGTagcttggtggctttggcaggGTCGATGGCCTCGCCCCACAGCTTCAGGTGCCAGTCGACGAATGTGCCTTGGTGTTCATTTCTCTTGGTGTCtctgacgacgatggtcCACTTCCCGATACCCTTTTCACCCCTACATACAACTTGTTAGAGCAGAGACGCAATCACAGAGGGATGGAACTTACCAGTGAGCGACGCTCATGAACGTCCAATCCTCATAGCCCTTGTTGGCGCTATCATCTTT
The DNA window shown above is from Pochonia chlamydosporia 170 chromosome Unknown PCv3seq00012, whole genome shotgun sequence and carries:
- a CDS encoding restless-like transposase (similar to Metarhizium robertsii ARSEF 23 XP_007816583.1), with the protein product MSASEFLESSPISIDDVPIDFELPVPSTPASSAESSLTPFSPPPTTLPTPDKYDTRLWGHFPGWVWSERSKDNYSWAWEYGYDIQHDDERRWVCKPCIQKNDPRPKNFVAIGLQNALNHLYKDHGISAPDNKTKSGLQKKAEEKPGSKRPRSIVDIWKLDPLRPREQAIANSMIRGFNRNHFQRLLIEWIVDTNQPFSVVEHERLRDIFEYLNPAVKITNANISDTTVRALINSEFKKHKARVIEALRKSPGLIHVSFDGWRARNRHSLYGIVCFFRDENSKPHKVALGVPEVRRHSGNNIATEVLYTIEAFGIEENIGYFTLDNAENNDTALEAIGKKLGFNGARRRGRCFGHIVNLSAKALLFGKDTDAFEEQLSGAEALSEAEYELWRQKGPVGKLHNFVVDVDRSDRLTYLLKELQEYDISMSDDPKIRSKSPVSVVLDNDTRWLSQLYMIRRALRLRRYFELLVAKFRIQWEEENTSKRTGQLKKSAVRPRILRDENQLTANDWSVLQHFATILGYYEDAVKTLEGDGLIRKRKRGYTGSYGNVWDVINGFEFLLGKLEKYKAMAKDFPDPEQFRIGINMAWEKLDKYYTILDTTPIYYTALALHPAYRWGWFEQAWVHKPDWIRSAKRIVQEVWDESYRDFHIVVASNDEPVAKRQKQYYNAFEEHCEQSRIDSIQTEPLLDDDTIGDEYERWQSSHESTDKTVRDPIAYWHEKRLQYPRLSRMALDFVTIQSMSAECERMFSAAGQMVVPQRCNLQAQTVGMCQVLRSWFRAGIINDLDPLFLSIIEEKKELEGIHLNDDEFRRRELSWLAAAAKTAGH
- a CDS encoding DDE superfamily endonuclease, CENP-B-like protein (similar to Metarhizium robertsii ARSEF 23 XP_007816558.2) gives rise to the protein MAIRFQDGVSRVVDWVSGGRNSRKLKSTLESLQSEVDLLRYENQGLRETIIQEKKRRQRDKALKDLLFDRTDPNAAQVFSPAKVAQARVKKAEIDAQRKEEALKKEAQKVQRQKKAAEQKALALERRRQREAETERKRQAKEARQQEREENRQIRRDLERQNLEIAHKMEHEGQPALDGREKSADVEDEIIVALPPTREPPAAWKTPDPPRQNAKLKAIATPNRTASPKKPFLVVENDREMVVAFRDSRRPQRNSKRPRWLEDYEIE